The sequence CAGGGGCTACGGCCGGTGCCCACCAGCCAACTGAAGGAAGTGGTGGGCCTGCGGGCCGCCGTCCGGCTGACCCCGGGCACCCTGCTGACCGCGGCCCAGCTCACCGACGCCCCGCTGCTCGGGCCCGGGCAGCAGCAGATCGCGCTCGGGCTCAAGCCGAGCCAGGTGCCGGCCCGTACGCTCCACCCCGGCGACAAGGTCCTGCTGATCAGCACCCCGGGCAACAACGCGAACGCCGAGGGCACGGCGCCCGGCGGCGGCACCCGGTTCGAGGCCACGGTGATCGACACCGCCACCCCGGCGAACGACGACGTGGTGGTCTACCTGGCCCTGGCCGTACGCGACGTGCCGGCGGTGGTGGTGTTGGCCGCGGACGATCGGATCGCGCTCGTGCTCACCCGGGCGGCCTGATGGCGATCATCGCGCTGCTCTCGGCGAAGGGATCGCCCGGTGTCACCACGGCCGCGCTGGCCGCCGCGCTGAGCTGGCACCGGCGGCTGGTGTTGGCCGAGTGCGACCCGGCCGGCGGCTCGATCCTCGCCGGCTACCTGGGCGGGGCGCTCGACGGCCCCCGGGGCATCGGCGAGCTGGCCGTCGGGGAGCTGCGCGACGGCAACCTGGACAGCGCCTTCTGGTCGCAGCTGGTCGACCTGGACGCGCCGAAGCGGGAGCGGCTGCTGCTGCCGGGCGTGGTCGACCCGGCCCAGGCCGGCAGCGTGACGCCGCTCTGGCAGCGGTTCGCCGACTACTTCACCAGCCTGGAGCGGGGCGTCCCCCCGTACGACGTGCTGGTCGACTGCGGCCGGCTCCAGGTGACCGGTCCACCGTGGCCGGTGCTGCGCGCCGCCGCGATCGTGCTGCTGGTCACCCGCGCCCACCTGCCCGACCTGTCGGCCACCCGAGCCACGATCCGCGCCATCGAACGGGACTTCACCGAGCACCGGGTGTCCCCGGGCACGCTGCGCCTGCTGGTGGTCGGCGACGGGCACGGCAACAGCGAGATCAGCAAGGCGCTGCGGCTGCCGGTGATCGCCCGGTTGCCGCACGACCCGCGTACCGCTGCGGTGCTCAGCCTCGGTGGCACCGTACGCGCCGGCCGGCCGCTGATGCGCGCGGCCGGCGCCCTCGAGGTGCCGGTCGGTGCGCTGCTGGACCGGCGGCAGGCCCGGCTGGCCTGGCCGGGTGCCGCGCAGCCCCGCGCGGTGACCGCGGCGACCGCGCCGACCGCACCGGCCGCACCGGGGGTGTCCGGTGCGGTTTGAGCCGGTGTCCCACGACCCGCGCGGGCCACAGCCCGGCGCCACCTCCACCGTGCCGCCGCTGGCCCCGCCGAACGGGCGACCCCACGCCGAGGGTCCGCCCGCCATGCCGGTGGCAACGCCTCCGCCGCCCCGGCCCCGGGTGGACTTCGCCGTGGTCCGCGAGCTGCGCCGGGAGCTGAGCGAGCGGCTCACCCTCTGGCAG comes from Micromonospora viridifaciens and encodes:
- a CDS encoding SAF domain-containing protein — encoded protein: MSVATRNEISVDAPVTPPRVVRQRRVRPGLLGLAVLLIALGGLGAAFAVTSVRSTGSYLAVARPVEVGQQLSAGDLVAVRVSGGQGLRPVPTSQLKEVVGLRAAVRLTPGTLLTAAQLTDAPLLGPGQQQIALGLKPSQVPARTLHPGDKVLLISTPGNNANAEGTAPGGGTRFEATVIDTATPANDDVVVYLALAVRDVPAVVVLAADDRIALVLTRAA
- a CDS encoding P-loop NTPase family protein, with product MAIIALLSAKGSPGVTTAALAAALSWHRRLVLAECDPAGGSILAGYLGGALDGPRGIGELAVGELRDGNLDSAFWSQLVDLDAPKRERLLLPGVVDPAQAGSVTPLWQRFADYFTSLERGVPPYDVLVDCGRLQVTGPPWPVLRAAAIVLLVTRAHLPDLSATRATIRAIERDFTEHRVSPGTLRLLVVGDGHGNSEISKALRLPVIARLPHDPRTAAVLSLGGTVRAGRPLMRAAGALEVPVGALLDRRQARLAWPGAAQPRAVTAATAPTAPAAPGVSGAV